A DNA window from Stutzerimonas stutzeri contains the following coding sequences:
- a CDS encoding exodeoxyribonuclease III, protein MRIISVNVNGIQAAAQRGLLSWLQAQNADVICLQDTRASALELDDPAYQLDGYFLYACDAEIPEQGGVALYSRLQPKAVITGLGFETADRYGRYLQADFDKVSIASLLVPSGHGSDTNLNHKLKFMDDFAHYLDKQRRKRREYIYCGSLYVAHQKLDVKNWRDCQQDPGFLAPERAWLDEIFGNMGYIDALREVNREGDLFSWWPDTEQAEMLNLGWRFDYQILTSGLRRFVRTARLPRQPRFSQHAPLIVDYDWTLSL, encoded by the coding sequence ATGCGGATCATCAGTGTCAACGTGAATGGCATTCAAGCGGCGGCACAGCGGGGATTGCTCAGCTGGCTGCAAGCGCAGAATGCCGATGTCATCTGCCTGCAGGATACCCGCGCCTCTGCCTTGGAACTCGACGATCCGGCCTATCAGCTGGACGGTTATTTTCTCTATGCCTGCGATGCCGAAATTCCGGAGCAGGGAGGCGTGGCGCTGTACTCCCGGCTGCAGCCGAAAGCAGTCATTACCGGGCTGGGCTTCGAAACCGCTGACCGTTACGGGCGCTACCTGCAGGCGGACTTCGACAAGGTCAGCATTGCCAGCCTGCTAGTGCCTTCAGGCCATGGCAGCGACACCAATCTGAATCACAAGCTCAAGTTCATGGACGACTTCGCCCATTATCTGGACAAGCAGCGCCGCAAGCGCCGCGAGTACATTTACTGCGGCTCGTTGTACGTGGCGCACCAGAAGCTGGATGTGAAGAACTGGCGTGACTGCCAGCAGGACCCGGGCTTCCTGGCACCGGAGCGTGCCTGGCTGGACGAGATATTCGGCAACATGGGCTACATCGATGCCCTGCGCGAGGTAAACCGCGAAGGCGACCTGTTCAGCTGGTGGCCGGATACCGAGCAAGCCGAGATGCTCAACCTGGGCTGGCGCTTCGACTACCAGATCCTCACATCCGGCCTGCGCCGCTTCGTGCGCACTGCGCGCCTGCCACGCCAGCCGCGCTTCTCCCAGCATGCGCCGCTGATCGTGGACTATGACTGGACCCTGAGCCTCTAA
- a CDS encoding DUF4870 domain-containing protein — MTDQDLVPLPSREARQWAMFCHYSSFFWFLAPMIGNVIGPLIVWQLKKDMDPFVDQQGKEALNFQLTFSIVMMICGVLAWILIGFPLMVLVSVVALVLVVIAGIRANEGKPYRYPFCWRIVK, encoded by the coding sequence ATGACCGATCAGGATCTCGTGCCGCTGCCTAGTCGCGAAGCGCGCCAGTGGGCAATGTTCTGCCACTATTCGTCGTTCTTCTGGTTTCTGGCGCCGATGATCGGCAACGTGATTGGTCCGCTGATCGTCTGGCAGCTGAAGAAGGACATGGATCCCTTCGTCGATCAGCAGGGCAAGGAGGCGCTGAATTTCCAGCTCACCTTCAGTATCGTGATGATGATCTGCGGCGTACTCGCCTGGATCCTCATTGGCTTTCCGCTGATGGTGCTGGTGAGCGTCGTGGCGTTGGTGCTGGTAGTCATCGCTGGCATTCGTGCCAACGAGGGCAAGCCCTACCGCTATCCGTTCTGCTGGCGGATCGTCAAATAG
- the rph gene encoding ribonuclease PH has protein sequence MKRPSGRAADQLRSIRITRNYTKHAEGSVLVEFGDTKVICTVSIESGVPRFLKGQGQGWLTAEYGMLPRATGERNQREASRGKQGGRTLEIQRLIGRSLRAALDMSKLGENTLFIDCDVIQADGGTRTASITGAMVAVIDALKVLKKRGGLKSGDPIKQMIAAVSVGIYQGEPVLDLDYLEDSAAETDLNVVMTDAGGFIEVQGTAEGAPFQPAELNAMLALAQDGVRQLFELQRAALAD, from the coding sequence ATGAAGCGACCCAGTGGCCGTGCCGCCGATCAGCTGCGCTCGATCCGCATCACCCGCAACTACACCAAGCACGCCGAGGGTTCGGTGCTGGTGGAGTTCGGCGATACCAAGGTGATTTGCACGGTCAGCATCGAGTCCGGAGTCCCGCGTTTTCTCAAAGGCCAGGGGCAGGGCTGGTTGACCGCCGAGTACGGCATGCTGCCGCGCGCCACCGGCGAGCGAAACCAGCGAGAGGCTTCGCGGGGCAAGCAGGGCGGGCGCACTCTCGAGATTCAGCGCCTGATCGGCCGTTCACTGCGTGCCGCCCTCGATATGAGCAAGCTTGGGGAGAACACGCTGTTCATCGATTGCGATGTGATCCAGGCCGACGGTGGCACACGTACCGCATCGATCACTGGCGCGATGGTCGCGGTGATCGACGCGCTCAAGGTCCTGAAGAAGCGTGGCGGTCTGAAGTCGGGCGACCCGATCAAGCAAATGATCGCCGCTGTTTCGGTTGGTATTTATCAGGGCGAGCCGGTGCTCGATCTGGATTACCTGGAAGACTCTGCCGCCGAAACCGATCTGAACGTGGTAATGACGGACGCGGGTGGCTTCATTGAGGTGCAGGGCACCGCCGAAGGCGCACCCTTCCAGCCTGCGGAGCTCAACGCCATGCTGGCTCTGGCCCAGGATGGTGTGCGCCAGTTGTTCGAGCTGCAGCGTGCGGCGCTGGCTGACTGA
- a CDS encoding YicC/YloC family endoribonuclease → MVHSMTAFARSEQAGSHGTLSWEIRSVNHRYLEPHLRLPEAFRDLEGAVRDALRKGVSRGKVECTLRFAEENNRTALQVDRERASQLIAAAESVAALISQPAPIDPLQVLGWPGVLVGDAVDPQALNQNALQLFHSALEQLKEGRRREGEELAKLLSERLDSILEEVATLREQVPQMLVAQRQKVLDRCAEMQAELDPQRLEQEMVLLAQKSDVAEELDRLNTHVTEVRRVLNTGGAAGRRLDFLMQELNREANTLGSKAFDPRSTQAAVNLKVLIEQMREQVQNLE, encoded by the coding sequence ATGGTCCACAGCATGACGGCCTTCGCCCGCAGCGAGCAGGCCGGCTCCCATGGCACCCTCAGCTGGGAAATCCGCTCGGTCAATCATCGCTATCTGGAGCCGCACCTGCGTCTGCCGGAAGCCTTCCGCGACCTCGAAGGCGCGGTTCGCGATGCTTTGCGCAAAGGCGTCTCACGCGGCAAGGTCGAATGCACCCTGCGCTTTGCCGAGGAAAACAACCGCACTGCGCTGCAGGTCGATCGCGAGCGCGCCAGCCAATTGATTGCAGCCGCCGAGAGCGTCGCCGCACTGATCAGCCAACCCGCGCCGATTGACCCGTTGCAGGTACTCGGCTGGCCAGGCGTACTGGTCGGCGACGCGGTCGACCCACAGGCGCTCAACCAGAACGCCCTGCAGCTATTCCACAGCGCCCTCGAGCAGCTAAAGGAAGGCCGCCGTCGCGAAGGCGAGGAGCTAGCCAAGCTACTCAGCGAGCGCCTGGACAGCATCCTCGAAGAAGTTGCCACACTGCGTGAGCAAGTGCCGCAGATGCTGGTAGCCCAGCGCCAGAAGGTTCTCGATCGCTGCGCCGAAATGCAGGCCGAGCTCGACCCGCAGCGACTCGAGCAGGAAATGGTGCTGTTGGCGCAGAAGAGCGATGTAGCCGAAGAGCTAGATCGCCTCAACACCCATGTGACCGAGGTGCGACGCGTACTGAATACCGGTGGCGCGGCCGGCCGCCGCCTCGATTTCCTCATGCAGGAGCTCAACCGCGAGGCCAACACCCTTGGATCGAAAGCCTTCGACCCGCGCAGCACCCAGGCCGCGGTCAACCTGAAGGTATTGATCGAGCAGATGCGCGAGCAGGTGCAGAACCTCGAATAA
- the gmk gene encoding guanylate kinase, with protein MSATTGTLYIVSAPSGAGKTSLVKALVDAQPQVRVSVSHTTRAMRPGEVDGVNYHFVSREDFLARLERNEFLEHAEVFGNLYGTSQRWLEDTLAEGFDLILEIDWQGGQQVRRLMPQAKSIFILPPTQEALRQRLNNRGQDSDEIIEKRMREAVSEMSHYVEYDYLVINDDFAHALIDLQSIFRANQLIQTTQQLRHARLLGELLA; from the coding sequence ATGTCCGCCACCACCGGTACGCTCTATATCGTTTCCGCGCCTTCCGGGGCCGGCAAGACCAGCCTGGTCAAGGCGCTGGTCGATGCACAACCGCAGGTGCGGGTTTCGGTTTCCCACACCACGCGGGCGATGCGTCCGGGCGAGGTCGACGGGGTCAACTACCACTTCGTCAGCCGCGAGGACTTTCTCGCACGGCTGGAGCGCAACGAATTCCTCGAGCATGCCGAAGTGTTCGGCAACCTGTACGGCACCTCGCAGCGCTGGCTGGAAGACACCCTCGCCGAAGGCTTCGACCTGATACTGGAAATCGACTGGCAGGGCGGCCAGCAGGTACGCCGACTGATGCCGCAGGCCAAGTCGATCTTCATTCTTCCGCCAACCCAAGAAGCCCTGCGCCAGCGTTTGAACAACCGCGGCCAGGACAGCGACGAGATCATCGAAAAGCGTATGCGCGAAGCGGTCAGCGAAATGAGCCACTACGTTGAATACGACTACCTGGTGATAAACGACGACTTCGCCCATGCACTGATCGACCTGCAGTCGATCTTCCGCGCCAACCAGCTGATACAGACAACCCAGCAACTGCGGCATGCCCGCCTGCTCGGCGAGCTGCTTGCGTAA
- the rpoZ gene encoding DNA-directed RNA polymerase subunit omega, producing the protein MARVTVEDCLDNVDNRFELVMLATKRSRQLATGGKEPKVAWENDKPTVVALREIASGLVDYDVIAQDEIVDDEPLFTQYEEEPNEAI; encoded by the coding sequence ATGGCCCGCGTTACCGTTGAAGATTGCCTGGACAACGTCGATAACCGCTTCGAGCTGGTCATGCTCGCTACCAAGCGCTCGCGCCAGCTGGCCACCGGTGGCAAAGAGCCCAAGGTCGCATGGGAAAATGACAAGCCGACCGTTGTCGCCCTGCGTGAAATCGCTTCCGGCCTTGTCGACTACGACGTCATCGCACAAGACGAGATCGTCGACGACGAGCCGCTCTTCACCCAGTATGAGGAAGAGCCGAACGAGGCTATCTGA
- the spoT gene encoding bifunctional GTP diphosphokinase/guanosine-3',5'-bis pyrophosphate 3'-pyrophosphohydrolase: MPAIDALADRLSTYLGPDQVNLVRRAYFYAEQAHDGQRRRSGEAYVTHPLAVANILADMHMDHQSLMAAMLHDVIEDTGIPKDALVAQFGETVAELVDGVSKLTQMNFETKAEAQAENFQKMAMAMARDIRVILVKLADRLHNMRTLEVLAGEKRRRIAKETLEIYAPIANRLGMHTMRVEFEDLGFKAMHPMRSERIRAAVRRARGNRNEIVEKIEQSLIHCLEREGLEGDVLGREKHLYSIYKKMRGKRKAFHEIMDVYAFRIVVDKADTCYRVLGAVHSLYKPLPGRFKDYIAIPKANGYQSLHTTLFGMHGVPIEIQIRTREMEEMANNGIAAHWLYKSPEDEVPKGTHARARQWVKGVLELQQRAGNSLEFIESVKIDLFPDEVYVFTPKGRIMEMPKGSTAVDFAYAVHTDVGNTCIACRVNRRLAPLSQPLESGSTVEIVTAPGARPNPAWLNFVVTGKARTHIRHALKLQRRSESINLGERLLSKVLSGFETSLEKISPERIQQVLAEYHMEYVEDLLEDIGLGNRMAYVIARRLISRDNEEAPTLEGPLAIRGTEGLVLNYAKCCTPIPGDPIVGHLSAGKGMVVHLDTCRNIADVRHNPDKCIQLSWSKDVTGEFNVELRVELEHQRGLIALLAGSVNAADGNIEKIGMDERDGRISVVQLVVSVHDRVHLARVIKKLRAIKGVTRITRVKA; encoded by the coding sequence TTGCCAGCCATAGACGCGCTTGCGGATCGCCTATCGACCTACCTCGGCCCCGACCAGGTCAACCTGGTCCGCCGTGCCTATTTCTATGCCGAGCAGGCCCATGACGGCCAACGCCGGCGCAGCGGTGAAGCCTACGTCACCCATCCCCTCGCGGTAGCCAACATCCTCGCCGACATGCACATGGATCATCAGAGCCTGATGGCCGCGATGCTGCATGACGTCATCGAAGACACCGGCATTCCCAAGGACGCACTGGTCGCGCAGTTCGGCGAAACCGTGGCCGAACTGGTCGACGGGGTCAGCAAGCTGACCCAGATGAACTTCGAAACCAAGGCTGAAGCGCAGGCCGAGAATTTCCAGAAGATGGCCATGGCCATGGCCCGCGATATTCGCGTGATCCTGGTCAAGCTCGCCGACCGTCTGCACAACATGCGCACCCTGGAAGTGCTGGCAGGCGAAAAACGCCGCCGCATCGCCAAGGAAACGCTCGAGATCTACGCCCCCATCGCCAACCGGCTGGGCATGCACACCATGCGCGTGGAATTCGAGGACCTCGGTTTCAAGGCCATGCACCCGATGCGCTCCGAACGCATCCGCGCGGCCGTACGTCGCGCCCGTGGTAATCGCAACGAGATCGTCGAGAAGATCGAGCAGTCGCTGATCCATTGCCTCGAGCGCGAAGGGCTGGAAGGCGATGTGCTGGGTCGCGAGAAGCACCTGTACAGCATCTACAAGAAAATGCGCGGCAAGCGTAAGGCGTTCCACGAGATCATGGACGTCTACGCTTTCCGCATCGTGGTAGACAAGGCAGATACCTGCTATCGCGTGCTCGGCGCGGTGCACAGCCTGTACAAGCCACTGCCCGGGCGCTTCAAAGACTACATCGCGATCCCCAAGGCCAACGGCTACCAGTCGCTGCACACCACCCTGTTCGGCATGCACGGCGTACCCATCGAGATCCAGATCCGCACCCGTGAGATGGAAGAGATGGCCAACAACGGCATCGCCGCGCACTGGCTGTACAAGTCTCCCGAGGATGAAGTGCCCAAGGGCACCCACGCGCGCGCCCGACAATGGGTGAAAGGCGTGCTGGAACTCCAGCAGCGCGCCGGTAACTCGCTGGAATTCATCGAAAGCGTGAAGATCGACCTGTTCCCCGACGAGGTCTACGTCTTCACCCCCAAGGGCCGCATCATGGAGATGCCCAAGGGCTCGACTGCTGTCGACTTCGCCTATGCGGTACACACCGATGTCGGCAACACCTGCATCGCCTGTCGCGTCAACCGTCGCCTGGCGCCGCTGTCGCAACCACTGGAAAGTGGTTCGACGGTGGAGATCGTCACCGCACCGGGGGCGCGGCCGAACCCGGCCTGGCTGAATTTCGTCGTCACCGGCAAGGCGCGTACGCACATCCGTCATGCACTCAAGCTGCAGCGCCGCTCGGAGTCGATCAACCTCGGCGAGCGCCTGCTGAGCAAGGTGCTCAGCGGCTTCGAAACCAGTCTTGAAAAAATCAGCCCCGAGCGCATCCAGCAGGTACTGGCCGAGTACCACATGGAATACGTCGAGGATCTGCTGGAAGACATCGGCCTGGGCAACCGCATGGCCTATGTGATCGCACGCCGCCTGATATCGCGCGACAACGAGGAAGCCCCGACACTCGAGGGGCCGTTGGCGATTCGTGGCACAGAGGGGCTGGTGCTCAACTACGCCAAGTGCTGCACACCAATTCCCGGCGACCCTATCGTCGGGCACCTGTCAGCTGGCAAGGGCATGGTCGTGCACCTCGACACCTGTCGGAACATCGCCGACGTTCGCCACAATCCGGACAAGTGCATCCAGCTGTCCTGGTCGAAGGATGTCACCGGCGAGTTCAACGTCGAACTGCGTGTCGAGCTGGAGCACCAGCGCGGCCTGATCGCCCTGCTGGCTGGCAGCGTCAATGCCGCCGATGGCAACATCGAGAAGATCGGCATGGACGAGCGCGATGGCCGCATCAGCGTGGTCCAACTGGTGGTCAGCGTGCATGATCGCGTGCATCTGGCACGGGTGATCAAGAAGCTGCGCGCGATCAAGGGCGTCACACGGATTACCCGCGTCAAGGCCTGA
- a CDS encoding RidA family protein — translation MSKTVINTDKAPAAIGTYSQAIKAGNTVYMSGQIPLDPKSMELVEGFEAQAVQVFENLKAVAEAAGGSLKDIVKLNIFLTDLGNFATVNEVMSRYCQQPYPARAAIGVSALPKGAQVEMDAILVID, via the coding sequence ATGAGCAAGACCGTGATCAACACCGACAAGGCCCCGGCCGCCATTGGCACCTACTCCCAGGCCATCAAGGCCGGCAACACCGTTTACATGTCCGGACAGATCCCGCTGGACCCCAAGAGCATGGAGCTGGTGGAAGGTTTCGAAGCGCAGGCGGTGCAGGTGTTCGAGAACCTCAAGGCTGTGGCCGAAGCCGCTGGTGGCTCGCTGAAGGACATCGTCAAACTCAACATCTTCCTCACCGACCTCGGCAACTTCGCCACCGTCAACGAAGTGATGAGCCGTTACTGCCAGCAGCCGTACCCGGCACGCGCCGCCATCGGTGTCTCCGCGCTGCCGAAGGGCGCACAGGTTGAAATGGACGCAATTCTGGTCATCGACTGA
- a CDS encoding OmpA family protein — protein sequence MPLSLMKTMALLLMATLAGCAQQSYVMLADNGDGRGGVMLGEEGERRLDAPGQGMAIGGAGQAYAVSGTRRKADFAQALAAQPALPERFTFHLAASGQLDSAAEQLLDSVLLAARRRDYPVVTVIGHTDTLGHRAANEQVGLRRAQGVAELLRARGLEAMELRVESHGERNLLVATPDATAEPRNRRVEILVR from the coding sequence ATGCCGTTATCGCTGATGAAAACAATGGCGCTGCTGCTAATGGCGACACTGGCTGGCTGCGCGCAGCAGTCCTACGTGATGCTGGCTGACAACGGCGACGGGCGCGGTGGCGTGATGCTCGGGGAGGAGGGTGAGCGTCGATTGGACGCGCCTGGGCAGGGCATGGCAATCGGCGGTGCTGGACAGGCCTATGCCGTGTCCGGAACTCGGCGCAAGGCTGATTTCGCTCAGGCCTTGGCGGCCCAGCCGGCGCTGCCGGAGCGGTTCACCTTTCATCTGGCAGCATCCGGTCAGCTGGACAGCGCAGCCGAACAGTTGCTCGACAGCGTTCTGCTGGCGGCCCGACGTCGTGACTACCCGGTTGTAACGGTGATTGGCCATACCGATACCCTGGGCCATCGTGCGGCCAACGAGCAGGTTGGCCTGCGCCGCGCCCAAGGCGTTGCCGAGCTGCTGCGAGCCAGAGGGCTGGAGGCCATGGAGTTACGGGTGGAGTCCCACGGCGAGCGCAATCTGCTGGTGGCGACGCCGGATGCTACTGCCGAGCCGCGCAATCGGCGGGTCGAAATTCTGGTGCGTTGA
- a CDS encoding FecR domain-containing protein, whose product MICPHNYLMRAFCAAAAVWISPVSAEGLPEPVGHVARVEGAAYISSRGYTNAAKVGQAIVPGVALSTGAEGVLGVILGDGSVLSFGPHSELTLDDYRFAPASDELRLRATLNRGTLNLIAGDMARLDPRAIAVDTPDGRVGVRGGQVLMKVKP is encoded by the coding sequence ATGATCTGTCCTCACAACTACCTAATGCGCGCCTTCTGCGCGGCAGCCGCAGTCTGGATCTCGCCTGTGTCAGCCGAAGGTCTGCCTGAGCCTGTGGGGCATGTGGCTCGCGTGGAAGGCGCGGCCTATATCAGCAGCCGTGGCTATACCAACGCCGCCAAAGTCGGCCAGGCCATTGTCCCGGGTGTGGCATTGAGTACCGGCGCCGAAGGCGTGCTGGGCGTAATTCTTGGTGATGGCAGTGTGTTGTCGTTCGGTCCGCACAGCGAGCTGACCCTCGACGACTACCGCTTTGCCCCGGCATCGGATGAGCTTCGCCTGCGCGCGACGCTCAATCGGGGCACCCTGAACCTGATTGCGGGCGACATGGCCCGACTCGATCCGCGGGCGATCGCCGTCGACACGCCGGACGGCCGGGTTGGGGTGCGCGGCGGCCAGGTGCTGATGAAGGTGAAACCGTAA
- a CDS encoding substrate-binding periplasmic protein, with product MPTPNKTLRSAFLSVLIALLPLASANAAGETFNLLTQNFPPFSMANDGKNFAKEEAISGIDAEVVAALFKRAGIPYTLTLRFPWSRLQQLAENTPGFGVFSLSRTPEREPKYKWVGPLSEIQIVLLKRPDSPIQVSTLDDARQYRIGSKDGSVGSQYLISRGIEVHSSLIDTPAKLKAGQFDLWATTNPSGEYEAKQAGVGPLAVALTLSRVDLYLALHKETPDEIVEKLQSTLDQMKQEGVLHQIARRYVN from the coding sequence ATGCCAACCCCGAACAAGACCCTGCGCTCAGCTTTTCTGAGCGTGCTGATCGCTCTCCTGCCGCTTGCTTCAGCTAATGCCGCCGGGGAGACGTTCAATCTGCTCACGCAGAACTTCCCGCCGTTCAGCATGGCGAACGACGGCAAGAATTTCGCCAAGGAGGAGGCGATCAGTGGCATCGATGCCGAGGTGGTGGCCGCCCTGTTCAAGCGTGCCGGTATACCCTATACGCTGACCCTGCGTTTCCCCTGGAGCCGATTGCAGCAACTGGCCGAGAACACTCCCGGTTTCGGCGTATTTTCTCTAAGCCGTACGCCTGAGCGTGAACCCAAGTACAAGTGGGTCGGCCCGCTGAGCGAAATCCAGATCGTGTTGCTCAAGCGGCCAGACAGTCCGATTCAGGTTTCCACGCTGGATGACGCCAGGCAGTACCGGATCGGCTCGAAGGATGGCAGTGTCGGCAGCCAGTACCTGATCAGTCGCGGCATCGAGGTGCACAGCTCATTGATCGATACGCCGGCCAAGCTTAAAGCCGGCCAGTTCGATCTCTGGGCGACCACAAATCCCTCCGGTGAATACGAAGCGAAGCAGGCCGGTGTCGGCCCGCTGGCGGTTGCCCTGACCCTGAGCCGAGTCGACCTCTATCTGGCGCTGCACAAGGAAACACCCGACGAGATCGTCGAGAAGCTGCAGAGCACCCTCGACCAGATGAAGCAGGAAGGCGTACTGCATCAGATTGCCCGGCGCTACGTGAACTGA
- a CDS encoding AAA family ATPase: MKTPRLLQGRRGLVLSVFLLLLIAISVAYWQLRPTAPSTPATGAAASMLETLQESTEPWQVNRRDLSVLMGDLRSASIASAALGKDAIYVSLHDGLRYWVPDQSGRVAGLLLEQYAQSSGELFPLAMFQTDAEKPFYAYLLPYSPIALLLIGAAIFFAMKTRSFDIQRKGSGVTFADVVGAAEAKQALSDVTAYLRDPAAYARLGARPPKGVLLTGEPGTGKTQLAKALASESNASFIQVTGSDFSSMYFGVGIQKVKALFRTARKQAPCIIFIDEIDGIGKRAEQTRSSDAESNRIINQFLAEMDGFDGAAGVLVLGATNFPNSLDPALVREGRFDRSIAVGLPGLDDREALFRLYAGKIAAATDLDLPQLARNTVGLTPAAIAYIVNHAALLAARAGASQVDMAHFVDAVETCRIGEQPSGMTPMSPTDRKRIAVHEAGHALVAAALNVGRVEKVTILPRGQALGVTLVTPVEDKRLHMYSELRNRIQMLLAGRGAEQLYFHEVSSGAGQDLQEASKIALSMVGALGMGPRGSLLSLQAVRDAHLESDPREALAAADELLQQLNQDCLALLQRLKPALDHITERLLECETVAGEEVLAAVAQVPADRAHAVSPLHGPATGLERVAASGFDDSTGALFDLVAGEPKDATEPEGPGMA; the protein is encoded by the coding sequence ATGAAAACACCACGTCTGTTACAAGGTCGCCGCGGCCTTGTGCTCTCCGTTTTCCTGCTCCTGCTGATCGCCATATCGGTGGCCTATTGGCAGTTGCGCCCGACCGCCCCGTCGACGCCAGCCACTGGCGCGGCGGCAAGCATGCTCGAGACGCTGCAGGAGTCAACCGAGCCCTGGCAAGTCAATCGCCGTGACCTCTCGGTGCTGATGGGCGATCTGCGTAGCGCGAGCATCGCCAGCGCCGCGCTGGGTAAGGATGCGATCTATGTCAGCCTGCACGATGGCCTGCGCTACTGGGTGCCGGACCAGTCCGGTCGCGTCGCCGGGCTGCTGCTTGAGCAGTACGCCCAGAGCAGCGGCGAGCTGTTTCCGTTGGCGATGTTCCAGACCGACGCGGAAAAACCCTTCTATGCCTATCTGCTGCCCTATTCACCAATCGCCCTGCTGCTGATTGGCGCGGCGATCTTCTTCGCCATGAAGACCCGCAGTTTCGACATACAGCGCAAGGGCAGCGGTGTGACGTTCGCCGACGTTGTCGGCGCAGCGGAGGCCAAGCAGGCCCTCAGCGACGTCACTGCCTACCTGCGCGACCCGGCCGCCTACGCACGCCTGGGCGCACGCCCGCCCAAAGGCGTGCTGTTGACTGGCGAGCCCGGCACTGGCAAAACCCAGCTGGCCAAGGCCCTGGCCAGCGAGTCGAACGCCAGCTTCATCCAGGTCACCGGCAGCGACTTCTCCTCGATGTATTTCGGCGTCGGCATCCAGAAGGTCAAGGCGCTGTTCCGCACCGCGCGCAAGCAGGCACCGTGCATCATCTTCATCGACGAGATCGACGGCATCGGCAAGCGCGCCGAGCAGACGCGCTCCAGCGACGCCGAAAGCAACCGCATCATCAACCAGTTCCTCGCCGAGATGGACGGCTTCGATGGCGCAGCCGGCGTGCTGGTGCTGGGTGCGACCAACTTCCCCAACTCACTCGACCCGGCGCTGGTACGTGAAGGGCGTTTCGACCGCTCCATCGCCGTCGGCCTGCCCGGCCTCGACGACCGCGAAGCGCTGTTTCGCCTGTATGCCGGCAAGATTGCTGCGGCAACTGATCTGGATTTGCCGCAACTGGCGCGCAACACCGTCGGCCTCACGCCGGCCGCCATCGCCTATATCGTCAACCATGCCGCCCTGCTGGCCGCCCGCGCGGGCGCCAGCCAGGTCGACATGGCGCACTTCGTCGATGCAGTGGAAACCTGCCGCATTGGTGAGCAGCCGTCCGGCATGACGCCGATGTCACCGACTGACCGCAAGCGCATTGCCGTGCACGAGGCCGGCCACGCACTGGTAGCCGCGGCGCTGAATGTCGGCCGAGTGGAGAAGGTGACGATCCTGCCACGTGGTCAGGCGCTGGGCGTGACCCTGGTTACGCCGGTGGAGGACAAGCGCCTGCACATGTATTCCGAGCTGCGCAATCGCATCCAGATGCTGTTGGCCGGGCGCGGTGCCGAGCAGCTGTATTTCCACGAGGTGTCGTCCGGCGCCGGGCAGGATCTGCAGGAAGCCTCGAAGATTGCGCTATCGATGGTCGGAGCCCTCGGCATGGGCCCGCGTGGCTCGCTGCTGAGTCTGCAAGCCGTGCGCGACGCCCATCTGGAAAGCGATCCGCGCGAAGCATTGGCGGCCGCGGACGAACTGCTGCAGCAGCTCAATCAGGATTGCCTGGCGCTGTTGCAGCGGCTCAAGCCGGCGCTCGATCACATCACCGAGCGCTTGCTCGAGTGCGAGACGGTAGCAGGCGAAGAAGTGCTGGCGGCTGTCGCACAGGTGCCTGCTGACCGCGCCCACGCCGTCTCGCCGTTGCACGGCCCTGCCACTGGGCTGGAGCGTGTCGCCGCCTCAGGCTTCGATGACAGCACCGGAGCGCTATTCGACCTGGTCGCTGGCGAGCCGAAGGACGCTACCGAGCCGGAAGGCCCCGGCATGGCCTGA
- a CDS encoding TPM domain-containing protein has translation MTLLSESELQQVAEAIERIERNTDAELVTVLAAQADDYRYIPLLWASLIALLLPGALLFFSGWLGAWQLLLVQWATFIVLAVLFRIPALTSRLIPRSVRCWRACNLARRQFIELNLHHTDADTGVLIFVSEAERYVEILVDRGISNRIDNAAWESIVACFTDRVKQGQVLEGFLGCIEASGALLAQHVPKTHARNELPNRLVLLP, from the coding sequence ATGACCTTACTGAGCGAAAGCGAACTGCAACAGGTAGCCGAGGCGATCGAGCGAATCGAGCGCAACACCGATGCCGAACTGGTGACGGTGCTGGCTGCGCAGGCTGATGACTACCGCTACATTCCGCTGCTCTGGGCCAGCCTGATCGCGCTGCTGCTACCCGGCGCGCTGTTGTTCTTCAGCGGCTGGCTGGGCGCCTGGCAGCTGCTGCTGGTGCAGTGGGCGACCTTTATCGTGCTGGCCGTGCTGTTCCGCATACCGGCGCTGACCAGCCGCCTGATCCCGCGCTCCGTGCGCTGCTGGCGCGCTTGCAACCTGGCGCGGCGGCAGTTCATCGAACTGAATCTCCATCACACCGATGCCGACACCGGGGTGCTGATTTTTGTGTCGGAAGCCGAGCGTTACGTAGAAATTCTGGTGGATCGCGGCATATCCAACCGCATCGACAACGCGGCTTGGGAATCCATCGTTGCCTGCTTCACCGATCGCGTTAAGCAGGGGCAGGTGCTGGAAGGCTTTCTTGGCTGCATCGAGGCCAGCGGCGCGCTGCTGGCCCAGCATGTGCCGAAGACCCACGCGCGTAACGAGCTGCCCAATCGCCTGGTGCTGTTGCCCTGA